The Halobacterium litoreum genome includes a region encoding these proteins:
- a CDS encoding DUF5809 family protein has product MTETRGVLAPETESEVREQFEAVGPAAQTVTRELARELELSKEEYDEQVTGEVVGTARDALFASLLEVEVGDYEAFEAAQDERPEAEVFENGSSEVDRAAWVYVPFADAFVATTFQSEPDAAVATLRRIAFGRFYREAL; this is encoded by the coding sequence ATGACCGAGACGCGCGGCGTGCTCGCGCCCGAGACCGAGAGCGAGGTCCGCGAGCAGTTCGAGGCGGTGGGGCCGGCGGCACAGACAGTCACGCGCGAACTCGCGCGCGAACTCGAACTCTCGAAGGAGGAGTACGACGAGCAAGTCACCGGCGAGGTCGTGGGGACGGCCCGCGACGCGCTGTTCGCGTCGCTGCTGGAAGTCGAAGTGGGAGACTACGAGGCCTTCGAGGCCGCGCAGGACGAGCGCCCCGAGGCCGAGGTGTTCGAGAACGGGAGCAGCGAGGTCGACCGCGCGGCGTGGGTGTACGTGCCGTTCGCGGACGCGTTCGTCGCGACGACGTTCCAGAGCGAACCCGACGCCGCGGTGGCGACTTTGCGCCGCATCGCGTTCGGGCGGTTCTACCGGGAGGCGCTGTAG
- a CDS encoding DUF5810 domain-containing protein, translating into MGYECPVCASAEADGEHLANHVAFTALVRGGDHEDWLDEHVPDWADRDPESLAPEVTEHATETDVEVASAEAHDHEPPAVERTGQADLSGEAANILEEAQELTREMHGSESEDSESE; encoded by the coding sequence ATGGGATACGAGTGTCCGGTCTGTGCGTCCGCGGAGGCCGACGGCGAACACCTCGCGAACCACGTCGCGTTCACGGCGCTCGTGCGCGGCGGCGACCACGAGGACTGGCTGGACGAGCACGTGCCGGACTGGGCGGACCGCGACCCGGAGTCGCTGGCGCCCGAGGTGACCGAGCACGCGACGGAGACCGACGTCGAGGTGGCGTCGGCCGAAGCCCACGACCACGAGCCGCCGGCCGTCGAGCGAACGGGGCAGGCCGACCTCTCGGGCGAGGCCGCGAACATTCTGGAGGAAGCCCAAGAACTCACGCGGGAGATGCACGGTAGCGAGAGCGAGGACTCCGAAAGCGAGTAG
- a CDS encoding GNAT family N-acetyltransferase produces the protein MTTVEPAEAGVSIRRATRADLLDVFRIEQAVFEQPWPYSAFEQQVGTPGFLVAEDAHTVESPPPVSGYIVADDIPNHGRPLGHVKDLAVRPERRGEGVGAALLRRGLSALASQGARSVKLEVRESNEPARGLYEKFGFEYLRTLPKYYADGEDAYVLVASLEDRDGF, from the coding sequence GTGACCACCGTCGAGCCAGCGGAGGCAGGCGTCTCGATTCGGCGCGCGACGCGCGCTGACTTGCTCGACGTGTTCCGCATCGAGCAGGCGGTATTCGAGCAGCCGTGGCCGTACTCGGCGTTCGAACAGCAGGTGGGGACGCCGGGCTTTCTCGTGGCCGAGGACGCCCACACCGTGGAGTCGCCGCCACCCGTCTCGGGGTACATCGTCGCCGACGACATCCCGAACCACGGCCGGCCGCTCGGGCACGTCAAAGACCTCGCGGTGCGGCCCGAGCGCCGCGGCGAGGGGGTGGGCGCGGCGCTGTTGCGCCGTGGGTTGTCGGCGCTCGCGTCCCAGGGCGCGCGCAGCGTGAAACTGGAAGTCAGGGAGAGCAACGAGCCCGCGAGGGGGCTCTACGAGAAGTTCGGGTTCGAGTATCTGCGCACGCTCCCGAAGTACTACGCGGACGGCGAGGACGCCTACGTGCTGGTGGCGAGCCTCGAGGACCGTGACGGGTTTTAG